One Roseomonas sp. OT10 DNA window includes the following coding sequences:
- a CDS encoding alpha/beta hydrolase — translation MPLPRRLLPLLALLPGCSPLSLANALTPRGDVEVRPDLRFGDGPRALLDLYAPAGLGPQAPLLVFFYGGRWRDGSRQDYPFVARPLAELGCLVAVPDYRLFPEVRWPAFAEDGARAVSWLLDGPGAGRPVFLMGHSAGAFIALALATDPRWLGEGRRRLRGAIGLAGPYDFQPDEPGDVATFAPAPGGRARAAPADPAALSGAPPLLLLHGLADETVSPERSRELAALARAAGVPVRLIEYPGVGHIGIIASLAAPLRGLGLAGAPVLADIRAFLDAPAPAPRA, via the coding sequence ATGCCCCTGCCTCGCCGCCTGCTGCCGCTGCTGGCCCTGCTGCCCGGCTGCTCGCCCCTGTCGCTCGCCAATGCGCTGACGCCGCGGGGCGACGTCGAGGTCCGGCCCGATCTCCGCTTCGGCGATGGCCCGCGCGCCCTGCTCGACCTCTATGCGCCCGCGGGGCTGGGGCCGCAGGCGCCGCTGCTGGTCTTCTTCTACGGCGGGCGCTGGCGGGACGGCTCGCGGCAGGACTACCCCTTCGTCGCCCGCCCGCTGGCGGAGCTGGGCTGCCTCGTCGCCGTGCCGGACTACCGCCTCTTCCCGGAGGTGCGCTGGCCGGCCTTCGCGGAGGACGGGGCGCGCGCCGTCTCCTGGCTGCTCGATGGCCCCGGCGCCGGGCGGCCGGTGTTCCTGATGGGCCATTCCGCCGGGGCGTTCATCGCCCTCGCCCTCGCCACCGACCCGCGGTGGCTCGGCGAGGGCCGCCGGCGCCTGCGCGGCGCGATCGGACTCGCCGGCCCCTACGACTTCCAGCCGGACGAGCCGGGGGATGTCGCCACCTTCGCCCCGGCGCCGGGTGGCCGGGCCCGCGCGGCGCCCGCCGACCCGGCCGCCCTGTCCGGCGCGCCGCCCCTGCTCCTGCTGCACGGCCTGGCGGACGAGACCGTCTCGCCGGAGCGGTCGCGGGAGCTGGCGGCGCTCGCCCGCGCCGCCGGCGTGCCCGTGCGGCTCATCGAATATCCCGGCGTGGGCCATATCGGCATCATCGCCTCCCTGGCGGCGCCGCTGCGCGGACTGGGGCTTGCCGGCGCCCCGGTGCTTGCGGACATCCGCGCCTTCCTGGACGCCCCCGCCCCCGCGCCGCGCGCCTGA
- a CDS encoding circularly permuted type 2 ATP-grasp protein: MTRPVDEMVDGHGRVRAHWRGVLAALASLPEGELADRALRLDRALEEEGITALLPSEERVSAAWRCDPVPFPIAGTEFALLEQGLAQRAALLEAILADLYGPMALLAEGLLPAELVFANPGFLRPARSADRPPRLPLIQAAAADLRRGSDGHWHVATDSTGRMAGLAQVLGNRRFLARLVPELFRNTPLRPLRPFLEVWQDALRRAAPEGREGDGIALLTPGVGDPTWAENVVLARELGCTPVEPGDLTVRGGDVYLKTLRGLQPIAVLLRRMESRLLDPLEFGASAAQGVVGLMDAVRNGTVRVVNDPGAGAVEAPALAAFLPVLCRRLLGEELRLPSLRTLWLGTPGALAEAEAEPERWVLRDATDPRARTVRLDKADAALRARVAARPAGWAVTRLEPPSLAPCWTGGGKQPCPISLRLFLMQDGTAWRVLPGGLAHVVEEGAPLLGRLPSAGLAKDVWVLEEERGETVGPTAPAPLSGRRYVRAAADLPSRAGDNLFWLGRYVERLDDAARLARAALQRLERDALLPHELAELAALARCLIPAGLATEEDAPVGGQTAPLRAALLRAAKPGGALPNAFQRIARLVDATRDRQTSEMHDAFVTPLREMQAALKEMRDPSSLSRLLGAALRYGAMVAGVAAENMVRGGAHTFLDLGRRVERAQSIASALALALDQPPARQEAGLRLALELCDSVITYRTRHLNAPQSGLVLQLVLADGGNPRGLGFQLARMRGLLEHVAGGPDTLSDEAGLLLSETISIAQADGPNAPARLRGVCEGCGNLASAISRRYFTLLAPVHTLGPEPAVTPLRGAA, from the coding sequence ATGACCCGACCGGTCGATGAGATGGTCGACGGCCATGGCCGGGTGCGCGCGCACTGGCGCGGCGTGCTCGCCGCCCTGGCCTCCCTTCCGGAGGGCGAGCTGGCGGACCGCGCCCTGCGCCTGGATCGCGCGCTGGAGGAGGAGGGCATCACCGCCCTCCTGCCCTCCGAGGAGCGCGTCTCCGCCGCCTGGCGCTGCGACCCCGTCCCTTTCCCGATCGCGGGGACGGAGTTCGCGCTGCTGGAGCAGGGCCTTGCCCAGCGCGCCGCGCTGCTGGAGGCGATCCTGGCCGACCTCTACGGCCCCATGGCGCTGCTGGCCGAGGGGCTGCTGCCGGCCGAGCTCGTCTTCGCCAATCCCGGTTTCCTGCGCCCCGCGCGCAGTGCGGACCGGCCGCCCCGACTGCCGCTGATCCAGGCGGCCGCCGCCGACCTGCGACGTGGCAGCGACGGCCACTGGCACGTCGCCACCGATTCGACGGGGCGGATGGCCGGGCTGGCCCAGGTGCTGGGCAACCGCCGCTTCCTCGCCCGCCTGGTGCCGGAGCTGTTCCGCAACACCCCCCTGCGTCCGCTACGGCCCTTCCTAGAGGTCTGGCAGGACGCCCTGCGGCGGGCAGCGCCCGAGGGGCGGGAGGGGGACGGCATCGCCCTGCTCACCCCCGGCGTGGGCGACCCGACCTGGGCGGAGAACGTCGTGCTGGCCCGCGAGCTGGGCTGCACGCCGGTCGAGCCCGGCGACCTGACGGTGCGCGGCGGCGACGTCTACCTGAAGACCCTGCGCGGGTTGCAGCCGATCGCCGTGCTGCTGCGGCGGATGGAAAGCCGCCTGCTCGACCCGCTGGAGTTCGGCGCCTCGGCCGCCCAGGGCGTGGTGGGGCTGATGGATGCCGTGCGCAACGGCACCGTCCGGGTGGTGAACGACCCCGGTGCCGGCGCGGTGGAGGCGCCCGCCCTGGCGGCCTTCCTGCCGGTCCTCTGCCGCCGCCTGCTGGGGGAGGAGCTGCGGCTGCCCTCGCTGCGCACGCTCTGGCTCGGGACGCCCGGCGCCCTGGCGGAAGCGGAGGCCGAGCCGGAGCGCTGGGTGCTGCGCGACGCCACGGACCCGCGGGCACGGACCGTCCGGCTGGACAAGGCGGATGCCGCGCTGCGCGCCCGCGTCGCCGCCCGCCCGGCCGGATGGGCGGTGACCCGGCTCGAGCCGCCGTCCCTGGCCCCGTGCTGGACGGGGGGGGGCAAGCAGCCCTGCCCCATCTCGCTGCGGCTCTTCCTCATGCAGGATGGCACCGCCTGGCGCGTCCTGCCCGGCGGGCTGGCCCATGTGGTGGAGGAGGGCGCGCCCCTGCTGGGCCGGCTGCCCAGCGCCGGGCTGGCCAAGGACGTCTGGGTGCTGGAGGAGGAGCGCGGCGAAACCGTCGGTCCCACCGCCCCGGCGCCGCTGTCGGGCCGCCGCTACGTGCGGGCCGCCGCCGACCTGCCCTCCCGCGCCGGGGACAACCTGTTCTGGCTGGGCCGCTACGTGGAGCGGCTGGACGATGCCGCCCGCCTTGCCCGCGCCGCGCTGCAGCGGCTGGAACGCGACGCGCTGCTGCCGCACGAACTGGCGGAGCTGGCCGCGCTGGCACGGTGCCTGATCCCCGCGGGCCTCGCGACCGAGGAGGACGCGCCGGTCGGCGGCCAGACGGCGCCGCTGCGCGCCGCCCTGCTGCGCGCGGCCAAGCCGGGCGGCGCCCTGCCCAACGCCTTCCAGCGCATCGCGCGGCTGGTGGATGCGACCCGTGACCGCCAGACCAGCGAGATGCACGATGCCTTCGTGACCCCGCTGCGCGAGATGCAGGCGGCGCTGAAGGAGATGCGCGACCCCTCCTCCCTGTCGCGCCTGCTCGGCGCCGCCCTGCGCTACGGCGCCATGGTCGCCGGGGTGGCGGCCGAGAACATGGTGCGGGGCGGCGCCCACACCTTCCTCGACCTCGGCCGCCGGGTGGAGCGCGCCCAGTCCATCGCCTCGGCCCTGGCCCTCGCGCTCGACCAGCCGCCGGCGCGGCAGGAGGCCGGGCTGCGGCTGGCGCTGGAACTGTGCGACAGCGTCATCACCTACCGCACGCGCCATCTGAACGCGCCCCAGTCGGGCCTCGTGCTGCAGCTCGTGCTGGCCGATGGCGGCAACCCCCGCGGCCTCGGCTTCCAGCTCGCCCGCATGCGCGGCCTGCTGGAGCATGTCGCGGGCGGGCCGGACACGCTGTCGGACGAGGCGGGCCTCCTGCTGAGCGAGACGATCAGCATCGCCCAGGCGGACGGGCCGAACGCGCCGGCACGGCTGCGCGGGGTCTGCGAAGGCTGCGGCAACCTCGCCAGCGCGATCTCCCGCCGCTATTTCACGCTGCTGGCGCCGGTGCACACGCTGGGACCGGAGCCGGCGGTGACGCCGCTGCGCGGGGCGGCCTGA
- a CDS encoding transglutaminase family protein codes for MLLRVRHVTSYAYGRPVDMATHMLHLTPRALPHQRVISHRLDSTPAPARITHGEDHFGNGVAWMFLDDPHARFEVVARAVVDVSFPAPPPVEATRPWEEVAALAPREPQAAEFTFDSPMVAASAVARDFAAPSFPPGRPILAGLLDLNARFRKEFRFRSGVTTIATPVEEVLRRREGVCQDYSHVMLAGLRSLGLPARYVSGYLRTYPPPGQTKRQGADMSHAWVGAWMGPGLGWIDLDPTNDLVVHEEHVVLGWGRDFGDVSPLRGVILGGGRHTLEVGVDLEPVEEE; via the coding sequence ATGCTGCTGCGGGTCCGCCACGTCACCAGCTACGCCTATGGCCGCCCGGTGGACATGGCCACGCACATGCTGCACCTGACGCCGCGGGCCCTGCCGCACCAGCGCGTCATCAGCCACAGGCTGGACAGCACGCCGGCGCCCGCCCGCATCACCCACGGCGAGGACCACTTCGGCAACGGCGTCGCCTGGATGTTCCTGGACGACCCGCATGCCCGGTTCGAGGTCGTGGCGCGGGCCGTGGTGGACGTGTCCTTCCCCGCCCCGCCCCCGGTCGAGGCCACCCGCCCCTGGGAGGAGGTGGCGGCGCTGGCCCCGCGCGAGCCGCAGGCGGCCGAGTTCACCTTCGACAGCCCGATGGTCGCGGCCAGCGCCGTCGCGCGCGACTTCGCCGCCCCCTCCTTCCCGCCGGGCCGGCCGATCCTGGCCGGGCTGCTCGACCTCAATGCCCGCTTCCGCAAGGAGTTCCGGTTCCGCTCCGGCGTCACCACCATCGCGACGCCGGTGGAGGAGGTGCTGCGCCGGCGGGAGGGCGTCTGCCAGGACTACAGCCACGTCATGCTGGCCGGGCTGCGCAGCCTGGGCCTGCCGGCGCGCTACGTCTCCGGCTATCTGCGCACCTACCCGCCGCCGGGCCAGACGAAGCGCCAGGGGGCGGACATGTCGCATGCCTGGGTCGGCGCCTGGATGGGGCCCGGGCTGGGCTGGATCGACCTCGACCCCACCAATGACCTGGTGGTGCACGAGGAGCATGTCGTGCTCGGCTGGGGGCGGGATTTCGGCGACGTCTCGCCGCTGCGCGGGGTGATCCTGGGCGGCGGCAGGCACACGCTGGAGGTCGGCGTGGATCTGGAGCCGGTGGAGGAGGAATAG
- a CDS encoding ABC transporter substrate-binding protein, giving the protein MQRRTLLTAGAAALSLPALRTAAAQAPLRFCLDWALQGNHAMWALAEDRGYFKREGLAVRMDRGFGSGDTLIKVASGAYDIGFSDPSAAVKFNAENPDKRLVSIYQVFDRTAAALVTMKGRGIEKPTDVAGKKLGAPENEGSRLIFPAFARVAGIDTSKIQWNSMAANLRDTMLAQRQVDAVTGFLFTVYFNLVGLGVKEEDILGWPYAENGLDLYGSAVLVRADWLEKNQETAAKFVKCSIEGLKALLADVPAGMAALKKRESLFDEALEARRFAMTRDRAMITPNTREHGLGYLNMERAALLVRTNAEAYGIANPPTAESMFTDRFLPPASERKI; this is encoded by the coding sequence ATGCAACGCCGCACGCTTCTGACCGCGGGCGCCGCCGCGCTGTCGCTGCCCGCCCTCCGCACCGCCGCCGCGCAGGCGCCGCTGCGCTTCTGCCTGGACTGGGCACTGCAGGGCAACCACGCCATGTGGGCGCTGGCCGAGGACCGCGGCTACTTCAAGCGCGAGGGGCTGGCGGTGCGGATGGACCGCGGCTTCGGCTCGGGCGACACGCTGATCAAGGTGGCGTCGGGTGCCTATGACATCGGCTTCTCCGACCCCTCCGCCGCGGTGAAGTTCAACGCCGAGAACCCGGACAAGCGGCTGGTCTCGATCTACCAGGTCTTCGACCGCACCGCCGCCGCGCTGGTGACGATGAAGGGCCGTGGGATCGAGAAGCCGACGGATGTGGCGGGCAAGAAGCTCGGCGCGCCGGAGAACGAGGGCTCGCGCCTGATCTTCCCCGCCTTCGCGCGGGTTGCGGGCATCGACACCTCGAAGATCCAGTGGAACTCGATGGCCGCGAACCTGCGCGACACCATGCTGGCGCAGCGGCAGGTGGATGCGGTGACGGGCTTCCTCTTCACCGTGTACTTCAACCTCGTCGGCCTGGGCGTGAAGGAGGAGGACATCCTCGGCTGGCCCTATGCCGAGAACGGGCTGGACCTCTACGGCTCCGCCGTGCTGGTGCGCGCCGACTGGCTGGAGAAGAACCAGGAGACGGCGGCAAAGTTCGTGAAGTGCTCGATCGAGGGGCTGAAGGCGCTGCTCGCCGACGTGCCGGCCGGCATGGCCGCGCTGAAGAAGCGCGAATCCCTGTTCGACGAGGCGCTGGAGGCGCGCCGCTTCGCCATGACCCGCGACCGCGCGATGATCACGCCGAACACGCGCGAGCACGGCCTCGGCTACCTCAACATGGAGCGCGCCGCGCTGCTGGTGCGGACGAATGCCGAGGCCTACGGCATCGCCAACCCGCCCACGGCCGAGAGCATGTTCACCGACCGCTTCCTGCCGCCCGCCAGCGAGCGGAAGATCTGA
- a CDS encoding amidohydrolase family protein, with protein MARLLLAGARVLAADALSAPHADLLVEDGRILAVLEPGTAVESAERFDAADRLAIPGLVNGHTHGHGGLSKGMGDKWDLALLLAHAPWVGGGRGLEAKRIATTLTAVEMLKKGCIGGYDLPAEFPGPTEDGLLAMAEAYRAVGLRMVMAPMIADLTFFQATPGLIEALPEEHRERAAAMRMGDPDATLAVIDTLARRWPHAPDAIRLGIAPTIPLHNTDAFLRRCGALAEEHGLPMQSHVGEARYQMAGGEIRYGATLLAHMDSLGLVGPRFSVAHGVWLTEADLALLAARGGALSHNPGANMRLASGIAPVRKALDAGVAVGIGTDGSGSSDNQNMFEAVRLAAFASRLVEDSDWLGAAETLRLATAGSRRVLGLPGDGTLTEGQPADLVLLDLGHVNWAPFNDAAQQIVYTEDGSAVTDVMIGGAWKLRDRRVLGVDEAKLAREANAAAAAIREATAGVRPWCEAVAPFVACHCAGLAKRFTGARRLLPLT; from the coding sequence ATGGCCCGTCTTCTCCTGGCCGGCGCGCGGGTGCTGGCGGCCGACGCGCTCTCCGCCCCGCACGCCGACCTGCTGGTGGAGGACGGGCGCATCCTCGCCGTGCTGGAACCCGGCACGGCGGTGGAATCGGCCGAACGCTTCGACGCCGCGGACCGGCTCGCCATCCCCGGGCTGGTGAACGGCCACACCCATGGGCATGGCGGGCTGTCCAAGGGCATGGGCGACAAGTGGGACCTCGCCCTGCTGCTCGCCCATGCGCCCTGGGTCGGCGGCGGGCGCGGGCTGGAGGCGAAGCGCATCGCCACCACCCTGACCGCGGTGGAGATGCTGAAGAAGGGCTGCATCGGCGGCTACGACCTGCCCGCCGAGTTCCCCGGCCCGACCGAGGACGGGCTGCTGGCCATGGCCGAGGCCTATCGCGCCGTCGGGCTGCGCATGGTCATGGCGCCGATGATCGCCGACCTGACCTTCTTCCAGGCGACGCCCGGGCTGATCGAGGCCCTGCCCGAGGAGCACCGCGAGCGGGCCGCCGCCATGCGGATGGGCGACCCGGACGCGACGCTCGCCGTGATCGACACCCTGGCGCGGCGCTGGCCGCATGCCCCGGACGCGATCCGGCTGGGCATCGCCCCCACCATCCCGCTGCACAACACCGACGCCTTCCTGCGCCGCTGCGGCGCCCTGGCCGAGGAACACGGCCTGCCGATGCAGAGCCATGTCGGCGAGGCGCGCTACCAGATGGCGGGCGGCGAGATCCGCTACGGCGCCACCCTGCTCGCCCACATGGATTCGCTGGGGCTGGTGGGGCCGCGCTTCAGCGTGGCGCATGGCGTCTGGCTGACGGAGGCGGACCTCGCCCTGCTCGCGGCCCGGGGCGGGGCGCTGTCGCACAACCCCGGCGCCAACATGCGCCTCGCCTCCGGCATCGCGCCGGTGCGCAAGGCGCTCGATGCCGGGGTGGCGGTGGGGATCGGCACGGACGGCTCCGGCTCCTCCGACAACCAGAACATGTTCGAGGCGGTGCGCCTCGCCGCCTTCGCCTCCCGGCTGGTCGAGGATTCGGACTGGCTCGGCGCGGCGGAGACCCTCCGCCTCGCCACCGCCGGCTCCCGCCGGGTGCTGGGCCTGCCGGGCGACGGCACGCTGACCGAGGGGCAGCCGGCCGACCTCGTCCTGCTGGACCTGGGCCATGTGAACTGGGCGCCCTTCAACGACGCCGCGCAGCAGATCGTCTACACGGAGGACGGCTCCGCGGTGACGGACGTGATGATCGGCGGCGCCTGGAAGCTGCGCGACCGCCGCGTGCTGGGGGTGGACGAGGCGAAGCTGGCCCGCGAGGCGAACGCGGCCGCCGCCGCCATCCGCGAAGCGACCGCCGGGGTGCGTCCCTGGTGCGAGGCGGTGGCCCCCTTCGTCGCCTGCCACTGCGCCGGGCTGGCGAAGCGCTTCACCGGCGCGCGCCGGCTGCTCCCGCTGACGTGA
- a CDS encoding carbonic anhydrase, which yields MLDHLKANNRRWAARKVSADPGFFQRLVGQQAPDYLWIGCSDSRVPANEIVDLDPGELFVHRNVANLAPPQDANYLSVLQFAVDVLKVKHILVVGHYGCGGVAAAIDGRRRGLVDHWLHPIRELNREFRCELVEIGEERKRLDRLIELNVIRQVRNVASDVFVQDAWARGQPLSVHGWVYSIENGLVTDLEVTVRTPEDAIRLEETNVPNGRPRGGDAP from the coding sequence ATGCTCGACCATCTGAAGGCGAACAACCGGCGCTGGGCGGCCCGCAAGGTCAGTGCCGACCCTGGCTTCTTCCAGCGTCTGGTGGGCCAGCAGGCGCCGGACTACCTGTGGATCGGCTGTTCCGACAGCCGCGTGCCCGCCAACGAGATCGTGGACCTCGACCCGGGCGAGCTGTTCGTCCACCGCAACGTCGCCAACCTCGCCCCGCCGCAGGACGCCAACTACCTCTCCGTGCTGCAATTCGCGGTGGACGTGCTGAAGGTGAAGCACATCCTGGTCGTCGGGCACTATGGCTGCGGCGGTGTCGCGGCCGCCATCGACGGCCGGCGACGCGGCCTCGTCGATCACTGGCTGCACCCGATCCGCGAGCTGAACCGGGAGTTCCGCTGCGAGCTGGTGGAGATCGGCGAGGAGCGGAAGCGGCTGGACCGGCTGATCGAGCTGAACGTCATCCGCCAGGTCCGCAACGTCGCCTCGGACGTCTTCGTGCAGGATGCCTGGGCGCGCGGCCAGCCGCTGTCCGTCCATGGCTGGGTCTATTCGATCGAGAACGGCCTCGTCACCGACCTGGAGGTGACGGTGCGCACCCCGGAGGATGCCATCCGGCTGGAGGAGACCAACGTCCCGAACGGCAGGCCCCGCGGCGGCGACGCGCCCTGA
- a CDS encoding nucleoside hydrolase gives MVESIIIDTDPGQDDAFAILLALASPELEVLGLTTVAGNVPVATTAANARRIVELAGRAEVPVFAGAEQPLLRPARHAAEVHGRTGLDGYDWPAARRPVAAAHAVDWMVETLAARPDGATTLVPLGPLTNIALLLRRAPGLARKVRRIVLMGGGFFEGGNMSPAAEFNILVDPEAAGIVFGAGIPLVAAPIDCTYGAPTPPGWDDALAALGTPVGDACAGMLRFFQRYGNEKYGTQTRPLHDALAVGYLLWPELFTGQLCNVEVETASPLTLGMTVVDWWHVTDRRRNCTWLRHCDAPRFYARMLEALARLRPG, from the coding sequence ATGGTTGAATCGATCATCATCGACACCGATCCCGGTCAGGACGACGCCTTCGCCATCCTGCTCGCCCTGGCTTCGCCGGAGCTGGAGGTGCTGGGCCTGACCACGGTGGCGGGCAACGTTCCCGTCGCCACCACGGCCGCCAACGCCCGGCGCATCGTGGAGCTCGCCGGCCGGGCGGAGGTGCCGGTCTTCGCCGGTGCGGAGCAGCCGCTGCTGCGTCCCGCCCGCCACGCCGCCGAGGTGCATGGGCGGACGGGGCTCGACGGCTACGACTGGCCCGCGGCACGGCGCCCGGTGGCAGCGGCGCATGCGGTGGACTGGATGGTCGAGACGCTCGCCGCCCGGCCGGACGGCGCCACCACGCTGGTGCCGCTGGGACCGCTGACCAACATCGCCCTGCTGCTGCGGCGTGCGCCGGGCCTGGCCCGCAAGGTCCGCCGCATCGTGCTGATGGGCGGCGGCTTCTTCGAGGGCGGGAACATGTCCCCGGCCGCCGAGTTCAACATCCTCGTCGATCCGGAGGCGGCGGGCATCGTCTTCGGTGCCGGCATCCCGCTCGTCGCCGCGCCGATCGACTGCACCTATGGCGCCCCGACGCCGCCGGGCTGGGACGATGCGCTGGCGGCGCTGGGGACGCCGGTGGGCGACGCCTGCGCCGGGATGCTGCGGTTCTTCCAGCGCTACGGGAACGAGAAGTACGGCACCCAGACGCGCCCGCTGCACGACGCGCTGGCGGTCGGCTACCTGCTCTGGCCGGAGCTGTTCACCGGACAGCTGTGCAACGTCGAGGTGGAGACCGCCTCGCCGCTGACGCTGGGCATGACGGTGGTGGACTGGTGGCACGTCACGGACCGGCGCCGGAACTGCACCTGGCTGCGGCACTGCGACGCGCCGCGCTTCTACGCCCGCATGCTCGAGGCCCTCGCCCGGCTCCGGCCGGGCTGA
- a CDS encoding FliI/YscN family ATPase produces MLRTTADNLLTIPQVRAAGHVAAVRGAMVDLAGFEPSLAVGHRVRLQRGSEVLHAEVVGGAPNRLLASLQGSPEGVAPGQAAVSVGPSFLCPGDHWLGRVVDPLGRPMDGKGPLPPGPRARPLRAAPPEAGLRARLGPRLDLGVRALDAFATCRSGQRLGLFAASGVGKSSLMAMLARGAGCDVTVVCLVGERGRELREFLEDDLGAAGLARSVVVCATSDASPLLRRDAALAAMTVAEHFRDAGRRVLMLMDSVTRFAMALREIGLAAGEPPTTRGYPPSVFAELPRLLERAGPAAEGCEGSITGLFTVLVEGDDHDEPVADAVRGILDGHVVLDRAIGEGGRYPAVDVLRSLSRTVPGCLEPEERPLLARARAILALHRDMADLVRLGAYRAGTDPAVDEAIRLAPRIEEVLRQDRGERDSVRGAFAALAEAMSEAEA; encoded by the coding sequence TTGCTGAGGACCACGGCCGATAACCTGCTGACAATTCCACAGGTCCGGGCGGCCGGGCATGTCGCCGCCGTCCGCGGCGCCATGGTCGATCTCGCGGGGTTCGAGCCTTCTCTCGCGGTGGGACACCGGGTACGGCTGCAGCGCGGGAGCGAGGTCCTGCACGCGGAGGTTGTGGGCGGGGCGCCGAATCGACTGCTGGCGTCGCTGCAGGGCTCTCCCGAGGGCGTCGCTCCCGGCCAGGCCGCCGTGTCCGTCGGTCCGTCCTTCCTGTGCCCGGGCGACCACTGGCTGGGCCGGGTGGTCGATCCGCTGGGACGGCCGATGGATGGCAAGGGGCCCCTTCCGCCGGGACCGCGCGCCCGCCCGCTGCGCGCCGCTCCGCCCGAGGCGGGGTTGCGGGCACGGCTCGGCCCGCGGCTTGATCTCGGCGTGCGGGCGCTGGATGCCTTCGCCACTTGCCGCAGCGGGCAGCGGCTGGGTCTCTTCGCGGCATCCGGCGTCGGCAAGTCCAGCCTGATGGCGATGCTGGCGCGCGGCGCGGGCTGCGACGTGACCGTGGTCTGCCTCGTCGGCGAACGCGGCCGGGAGCTGCGCGAGTTCCTGGAGGACGACCTCGGGGCGGCCGGGCTGGCCCGCAGCGTCGTCGTCTGCGCCACCTCCGACGCCTCGCCGCTGCTGCGCCGGGATGCAGCGCTGGCGGCGATGACGGTGGCGGAGCATTTCCGCGATGCCGGGCGGCGCGTGCTGATGCTGATGGACAGCGTGACCCGCTTCGCCATGGCGCTGCGCGAGATCGGCTTGGCGGCGGGCGAGCCGCCGACGACCCGCGGCTATCCCCCCAGCGTCTTCGCCGAGCTGCCGCGCCTGTTGGAACGCGCCGGGCCCGCGGCGGAGGGCTGCGAGGGCAGCATCACCGGCCTCTTCACCGTGCTGGTCGAGGGGGACGACCATGACGAGCCGGTTGCCGACGCCGTGCGCGGCATCCTGGATGGCCATGTCGTGCTGGACCGGGCGATCGGCGAGGGGGGCCGCTATCCCGCGGTGGACGTGCTGCGCTCGCTGTCCCGGACCGTGCCGGGCTGCCTGGAGCCGGAGGAGAGGCCGCTGCTGGCCCGTGCCCGGGCGATCCTCGCCCTGCACCGGGACATGGCGGACCTCGTGCGGCTCGGCGCCTATCGCGCCGGCACCGATCCGGCGGTGGACGAGGCGATCCGGCTGGCGCCCCGGATCGAGGAGGTGCTGCGCCAGGATCGCGGCGAGCGGGACTCGGTGCGGGGCGCCTTCGCCGCGCTGGCCGAGGCGATGTCGGAGGCCGAGGCGTGA
- the ctrA gene encoding response regulator transcription factor CtrA, which translates to MRVLLVEDDLTTARGIGLMLKASAMIVDSADTGEEALELARVYDYDIVILDIMLPDMEGYEVVRRLRAARVGTPVLILSGLSQPQAKVKGFGVGADDFIVKPFNQQELIARIQAIVRRAKGFSQPTVTVGELSLDLGSREATVNGTPVHLTGKEYAILELLTLRKGQVLTKEAFLNHLYGGMDEPEVKIIDVFICKLRKKLSQAGCSDLIGTVWGRGYVIRDPRSLPPKLAAGLSPSPGPDPSGGVAAAA; encoded by the coding sequence ATGCGGGTCTTGTTGGTTGAAGATGATCTCACCACCGCTCGCGGCATCGGGCTGATGCTCAAGGCATCGGCGATGATCGTGGACTCCGCCGATACGGGGGAGGAAGCGCTGGAGCTGGCCAGGGTCTACGACTACGACATCGTGATCCTGGACATCATGCTGCCGGACATGGAGGGCTACGAGGTGGTGCGTCGCCTCCGCGCCGCCCGGGTCGGCACGCCCGTCCTCATCCTCTCCGGCCTGTCGCAGCCCCAGGCGAAGGTGAAGGGGTTCGGCGTCGGCGCCGACGACTTCATCGTGAAGCCCTTCAACCAGCAGGAGCTGATCGCCCGCATCCAGGCCATCGTCCGCCGGGCCAAGGGCTTCAGCCAGCCGACGGTGACGGTGGGGGAGCTGAGCCTCGACCTCGGCTCGCGCGAGGCGACGGTGAACGGCACCCCGGTCCATCTCACCGGCAAGGAATACGCGATCCTCGAGCTGCTGACCCTGCGCAAGGGCCAGGTGCTGACCAAGGAAGCGTTCCTGAACCACCTCTATGGCGGCATGGACGAGCCGGAGGTGAAGATCATCGATGTCTTCATCTGCAAGCTGCGCAAGAAGCTGTCCCAGGCCGGCTGCTCCGACCTGATCGGCACGGTCTGGGGCCGCGGCTATGTCATCCGCGATCCGCGCAGCCTCCCGCCGAAGCTGGCCGCTGGCCTCTCCCCCAGCCCGGGCCCGGACCCCTCCGGCGGGGTGGCGGCCGCCGCCTGA